AAGCACAATAAAGCTAAGTAGCTTCCTCATACACCACACCTCCATTTATAAAGATTTTGAGACTTTTTACCTAAAAATGGGGGGGAAGTCCCCCCATATTTTTCATACCACTGTTAAATTATTTCAGATCGCTTGCAGATATCTTAGCAGCAAATGCAAATTGCTGATTTTTGACTGTTAGAATGACAACATCTTTCGTGGCATTTCCATTCTGGTCAATCGAAATGACACCTGTTGCCCCTTGGAAATTCTTGATCGATCTGATAGCGGTAGCTATGAGTTCTGGCTTTGTTGTCTTTGCCCTTTCAATTGCTTCAACAACAAGCATGTATGCGTCGTATCCAAGAGCAGAAAGTGTAGATGGCTTCACGCCGTATTTCTTCACAAAAGCATCCACAAACTTCTTTGAAACTGGAGTAATCGGTGCATCCGGATGGTAGTGGTCAGAGAAGTACATTCCTTCTACAGCCTGACCTCCAATTTTTATCAATTCTGGCGCATCCGCACCATCGCCCGCAAGTATGTAACCTTTGTATCCCAGAGACCTCGCTTGCTGTGCGACGAGTGCTATCTCATTGTAGTATCCGGTGACAACTATGGCCTCGCTTCCAAACGCAAGAGCTTGTGAAAGTTGTGCGCTGAACTCCTGGTCACCTGATTTGTACTGAACTTGGAGGACCTGACCACCATATTTTTTGAATCTTTCTATAAAGTAATTCGAAAGTCCAACGCTGTAGTCTTGTTCAACATCAGTAAATACCGTTGCTTTTTTAATTTTTAACGTCTTAACGGCAAACTCTGCGAGTGCAGTTCCTTGGAGTGGGTCAATGAAACAAACTCTTGAGACAAATTTCTTACCTTGTGTCACGAGCGGATTTGTAGACGATGGACTAACCATTGGGACCTTTTTCTTTTCCGCAATTTCACCAGCAGCAATAGAGTTACCACTGATGACTTCACCTATAACAGCAACGACGCCTTCCTTATCTATTAACCTTGCGATACCGTTTGCCGCTTCCGTCTTCTCGCTACGCGTATCCATGTATACAACTTCTATCTTCTCTCCAAGAACTGTTCCTTTCTCCTCGTGAGCAAGCTCGATACCTTTCTTGACCAAGTCACCAAAAGCCGATACACCACCGGTAAGTGGTAAGAGCGCACCTATCTTGATAACGGCGAAAATACTAAGTGAACTGAGTAGAAGAGCGACCACCAAAAGTTTTCCGAACTTCCTCATACATAACCCCTCCCTTGAAAAGATTTAGAAAAATTTGGAAGAAAAACCACTTCTTCCAATATTGAACGTATGGAAAAGTAACAGACTTAACTTTTTTGTTTGTATTTTAACACAAAGTACGGTTTTAAGTCAAGCTAATTTTATTGCAATAATGCATAATGCTAAGAAATAAGATAAAATAAACTTATGGACAACTTTTTCTATGAAAAAGTATTATTTTTCAAGAAAATCAGAGATACGAAATCTAAAATAACAACGTTACTCTTGCAAAGTGAACTTCTTTATGCTTTATTTGAGAAAAAGTATCCTATGATAAAGAAGTCCTTTCCAGGTGGTATAATTGAAACAAGGGTGCTTTAAATTCAAAAAAGAAAGTCGATCTAAGAGGTGAGCAGCGATGAATATATTACTTGGTGTTTCGTCTGGTATAGCCATCTACAAAGCTGTAGACTTGGCGAGTAAGATAAGAAAAGAAGGATGGAATTTGAAAGTGATAATGACAGAGCATGCAACAAAACTCATAAGTCCCATCGTTTTTTCATCAGTTGGCAACTGTGAAGTTTTCACTGACACTTACGAAATCGAACAAGGTTGGATCATCCATACGGAAGTTTCAAAGTGGGCAGATGTTTTACTTATCGCACCTGCAACAGCGAATACTATTGCAAAATTGGCACATGGGTTTGCCGATAATCTGTTAACAACAACGGCGCTCGCATTTAACAAATCCAACAAAGTAGTTGTTCCAACAATGAACACACGAATGTATGAAAATCAGGTAACACTGGAGAACATTGAGAAATTAAAAGAACATGGCTGGAAGGTGTTGGAACCAGAAGCTGGGCACCTTGCCTGTGGTGAAGTGGGGAAAGGTCGGTATCCCGAGAATGAGAAAATCATCGAATTTGTAAAAATACTCTCCGAAGAAAAACCCCTCTCCGGTAAAAAGGTATTGATTACAGCAGGTCCTACAAGGGAAGCTATCGACCCTGTAAGGTACATCTCAAACCATTCAAGTGGTAAGATGGGGTACTCAATAGCAAAAGTAGCCAAAAGACTCGGAGCCGAAGTATGCCTAATATCTGGTCCTACTTGCTTGGAGGTTCCTTATTTTATTGATTCATATATTCGTGTCGAAAGTGCAAAAGATATGTTCGAAGCTGTTTTGGAAAAATACAGAGAATATGATATACTAATAATGTGCGCCGCTGTCGCAGACTACACACCCACCCAAAGCTCACAAGAAAAGATTAAGAAGACTCAGGACAAGCTGGTACTGGAACTTTCAAAGACACCAGACATATTGGATTTCTTAGGTCATAACAAACAACCGGGGCAAATAGTTGTCGGATTCGCCGCTGAAACGCAGAACATCGTTGACAATGCGTATGAAAAACTTTTGAAAAAGGAAGCCGATGTTATTGTTGCAAATGATGCAAGAAGAGCCATGGGAAGTGATGAAAATCAAGTGTATTTAATTTTTAAAGATAAGCCTACGGTAGTGATCGAGGGCAAAAAAGAAGAAGTAGCAAAGGAGTTGTTGAAAAGGGTATGCGAGCTATTAGAGAAATGAAGTTGAGAAAGCCACAACGCCAAACATCTAAAAGTATTAAAGTTCTTGTGCTCGCTTTTATTGTCCTACTATCATTGATCTTCTCAGGTACAGCATTCAGTTTAGTAGTCGAAAAAGTTTACGTTGGTATCAAGTACTCATTTAGAAATTATCGAACCAACGGTGACGTTATTTTCATTGATCCATTCAGTAGAAAAATGGCACTTTACGAGCTTTCAAGCAAGCAAATTCTTGGTTTTTATAACTACATCGGAAATTTTGTAATTGCTGTATACGATTTAAAAGATAGCTACATTGTTGTGGATCGCACAGGTCCGAATCTTTCCAGAATGGCACTCAGCGGAGAATTGATTTCTAATGCAAAGTTTGATAGAAGGATACAAAGCAGCCTTTTCGATGGTGATAAAATATACGTGCTTCTTGAAGGAGGAACGGTCTACGCTTTTGATAAGAACCTGAACCAGATATTCAAAAAGTCATTTACTGGTTCTCCTGCTTATCTGTTTCTGTGGAGAGGGCAACTTTTAGCAACCTACCTCTGGAATGATAACTACGATGTGGAATTTCTCGGAGAACAACCAGTGAAGACTGGATTGACAACCCCGTCTATTCTTGCAAATGATTTGCTTGTTGATACAAGGGGAGGAAAGGTCTACAACCTAGCAACTGGTAAAACAACAAAGCTCGCAGCGTACATATCAAGTGCTTATTACGACAAAGATACTGGGCAATATTACATTTCATCAATGTCAAATTCGACTGTATACGTACTGAAAGACGATGCCGTAATGAACTCGTTCCAAGTACCTTATACACCAACGCAAGTTTCAAAGATAGGTAACTACATCGTGGTATTAAGTGCACCTTACAATAAGGTCATGGTAACAACAAATGGCAAGGATATTATGGTACTCGATACAGGTGACTATCCACTTGAGGTCTTCAAGATTGGGGCTTCAACAACATCGTTTGCTGTTTACTGTTCAGACAGCGGAGAAGTGTATTACTACTATTTCTAAAAATTTACCAACTCACAGTAAAGAAAACCAAAAGGGAGGTATAAAAAATGAAGGCAGTGAGATGGGTTAACACATTCTTTCCAAAGGTAAAAAACACACAAACGATAGCAGAGGCACTTCATGAAATGAGGAAACACTCATGCGACTACTGTATAGTGATCGATGAAGATGGTAAATTTGACGGCTTGCTCCACAAGTCTGTAATTAAAGAAGTTGAAATGGAAGAAAAAGTGGGTCCGTACGTTGTATTCCCAGACTTTTACATAGTTGAAGACTCAACAATTGAAGAAGCCGCCATGATGCTGATCGAGAACAAAGAAACAATACTACCCGTTGTGAATTCAAACAGTGAAGTAATAGGAGTACTAACCATTCAAGAAGTCCTCGAGGCAATGACCGAAATGGCAGCAATGGATGAGCATGGTATAAGAATCAACCTCACACTACCAGACAAACCTGGTGAGCTTAAGAAGGTCATCGACGTGCTTGCAAATAACAAGATTAACATTCTGTCGATTTTGACAATCAAAGATGGTGAATCAAGGCTGGTCTCGATAAAAGTTGATAGCAAGGATGCGGAAAGCGTTGCAGGTATTCTTGAGATTTACGAAATTGCATACGAATCCATAGTGGAGGAAGAAGGTTTCTTCTGATAATCGAACATGGAGCTACTTTTTAAACTTGAGCAACTCGAGTTTGAAGGACCGCTTGATTTACTCCTTTATCTAGTGCAAAAGAAAAAAATAGACATCCGTCAGTTGTCGATATCACAACTGGCGGATGAGTTTTTGTATTATGTCAACCAGATGGAGGAACTCAACCTCAACGTTACATCCGAATTCATCGCGACAGCTGCTTATCTTCTCGAACTGAAATCGAAAAGCTTGTTACCAATGAGTGAGAAAGAAAAGAAAGAGTATGAATACAAAAGAGAGTTGCTCATAAGACGCATCGAAGAATATGCAAGGCTCAAAGAGCTTACCGAAGAGATTATGACCAAAAGCTCTGCAGATCAATACCCTGTTAAGGTACCGTATTCGTTCCCAAAAGTTGATGAGAAGAAATTGGTCAAAATCGTCAAAGCCGCACTCCAAGAAGTCGAAGTTAAGCAGAAAGTGTATATCATAAAGAAGGAAAACTATTCATTGGAACGTATCATGGAAGAAATCGAGGAAAAATACGATGTCGTTAATTTATTGGAAATCCTTAGGGACAGCTCGTCCAAATACGAAATCATCGTGAAGTTCTTAGCTGTTCTGGAATTAATCAGATTCGAAAGATACATAATAGACGATGACCTTGTTTTGAGAAAAGTGGTGAGGCCAGATGTCTCGGGCATTCGAGCGTGAATTAAGTGATTTAGTGGATGAATCCACAAAAACCTTGCAACCTGATAAGATATCGCTTGTTGAAGCTATTATCTTTGCTTCAAGAGGCGTATCTAAAGCGACTCTCGCCGAATTAACTGACATCCCCGACGAGGAACTTGATAAAATCATCACTTATCTTAAGAAAAAGTACGATTCAGACGAACATGGCATCGAACTAAAACAGATAGAAGATTATTATCGATTCTACACGAAATCGAAGTTTGCCGATGTAGTGTCAAAAGTAGCCAAACGAAGAAATCTTGGTAGCCTGTCACCCGCTCAACTTGAGATTGCGGTATTCCTAGCCGTTCGAAGACAAGCAACCAAACTTGAGATCGATAGCATGCGTGGTAAAGATTCCTCCAACTTGATAAAACAGCTACTCGTCTCCGGAGTTATCAAAAGAAGAAAACTCGGTCGAACGTTTGTTTATAGCCTAACAGATACATTCAAAGATGAAAGCATGATCGAAGAGTTGGTAAGACAAGCCGGCGGAGCTTCATTTGAAAGCATAGGCAAAATGCTCTTTGAAACCCCCGAAACCATACAATCACAAGATACGCAACAAATCCAGCAAGATACTTCTAACAGTGATGAATCAAAAGATTTTCACAGCGATGCATTTGAGGTCATCCGAAAAGAAGAAATAGAAATCCCTCCTGAAGAATAAAATACGTGCTAAAAGAAGGTGGAAATTTTGACAGTCCGCGAAGCAAAGTATCTATCAAAGAAAATAATGGAGGCAGGGGAAATCCCCCTGTTGATTGGTCATTTTGGCGTGGGAAAGACCGATATAGCACGGGAAATCGCTCAAGAAACACAAAGAAAACTAATCATACTCGTTCTTTCACAAATGGAGCCGGGCGATTTGATTGGTCTGCCTGCAAGGGATGAGAACAAGACAAGATTTCTGGCTCCAGACTGGTGGCCAGAGGATGGGAACACCATAATCCTTTTGGATGAGATAAACCGTGCACATAGAAGCATCAGAAACGCCATTATGCAACTTCTTGTTGACAAAAGAATTCACAACCACATCCTCCCGGATGGCACATGGATAATGGCTTCCATGAATCCACCAGACGAAAACTACGACCAAGTCGAGCTCATTACAGACCCAGCATTTCTGAGCAGGTTCTTCATTCTTGAAATCCATCCTGATCCAAATGAATGGGTCGAATGGGCGAAGAGAAACCACATAGAAGAGGAAGTAATAGACTTCATATCGAAATATCCGGAATTTCTTTCCGTTCACGAAACTGTATCACTCAAAGCGTCTATTAAGCCCAGTCCAAGAAGCTGGCACAAACTGAGCAGAGTGCTATCGCTTATGTCTGAAGACGACAAAAAAGAATATCTCTACATCCTTGCAAGCGGTATCGTGGGACCAGAAGCAGCAAAGGTGTTCATTGACAAAACCATTACAGGCCAACTCAACACTCCATCGGAGATACTCATAGAAGGTAAGATTCCAGAATCTTTAGACATCCACCAAGCAAACGGCCTACTAATTCGCTTGGTGGATTACCTGACAACAGTCGATGATAAGGAATTGGAGAAACTCTCAAACAATGTGGACACTATCGCTCTGAACCTTATAAGACTCTCCAACGTCGTACCAAAAGATTCGTTCGAGGCATTCATTAGAATGTTGGTTAACCTATCGAATTTGCCAGGACTGAAAGGCGAGTTCTCTGATAAACTGCTTAGAAAGTTAGTCTCACAATCGAACAACTGAAAACTATAGACCACAAAAGCGCAGTGTGTATTAAGACAAACAAAACGTAATGTTAACTCAAACTTAAATAAAAAAATTCATTCTGTGGTATCATATGAACGTGTATTTTCATCTTTTTAAGGAAGGAGAGATTAACATGTTTGATCACGAACACCATCACCACCATCATCACGATCACGATCATGATCACGAACACGATCATGACCACATTGACGCATTCACTCTTATGGACGAGGAAGGTAACGAACATCACTTTGTTCTTTTAGGAGAAGTTGAAAACAAAGGAAAGACATACTGGGTATGTGAAGAAATCTTCGTAGAAAATGATGAGGTTTCCGAATTTGGAGATACATACCTTTTCATCAAAACAGAAGATGATGAAGGTAACGTCTTCCTCGACTCAATACAGAGTGAAGAAGAATTCAACGAAGTTGCAAAGCTTTGGGAAGACATGATGGGTGGAGAGGACTTCTTCATCGATTTAGATGAAGAAGACGAAGAAAACGAAGAAGACGAGCAGTAAGTTTTTTCAATCTCATCTTCACAGTCTTGACCAACCTCTGAAGATTTGGTAAAATAGACTTCGGTCAAAAATCCAAAATTCAGCTGGTGCAGGCGTAGCTTCAAGCGGTGGAGCGCCTCCTTGGTAAGGAGGAGGGTGTGGGTTCGAGTCCCACCGCCTGCTCCAAAAGTGAGAAAAATTGCGAAAGAGGGTACAAAAGTGAAACGTACCCTCTTTTGTTTTTATATCCCTCGAAAAAACACTTGTAACCAAATCATTTAGGCTATCAGTGTTGTTTAAACGCCACAAAACACGTAGTATAATAGTCTTCCATAACCATTTACATAAGCAAGAAACGAGCAATCTAAGAGGGGGCAGTTATAAACAATGAACGTACTCGATGTTCTATTATTTTTACCTTCAATATTTCTTGGAATAATAATGGGTGGAAATGATGCAGGAAATACATTAGGAGTCACTATTGGAAATGGTGTGTTCAAAGCAAAAAAGGCAATAACAATTGCCGCTATTGTGGTGATCATAGGGGCTTTTCTTGGGGGTAAACCCGGTCTTAAGTTAGCCTCCGGAATAGTTAAGGTTGACTTAGCAGGGATGGTTATAATTAATCTGTCTGCAGCAGTTGTGACACTTTTCTTTCTAAGGAAAGGCCTTCCCATCTCTATGACGCAAGCAATCATTGGAGCAAACGTCGGCGTTGGTATCCTGCTCAAGAATATCAATACCCAGATTTTGTTGTACATAGTTTTAGGATGGTTCTCAACTCCCGTTGTGGCATTTATTCTTGGATTCACCCTTCAGAAAGTTTTATCGACTATGTTTAGAGGCATACGTAATTTGCAAGTTAGGTTCTACATTCTGAGGGTTTTCTTGTGGTTTTTTACAATTTACGGAGCATACTCAATGGGTGCAAACGATGTTGGAAAAATTACTGGAATACTCTACCAGAGAGGTTATAATTCTTATCTGCTCTTGTTCATAGGTGGATTGTCGTTAAGTGCTGGGATAGTTTTGTTAAGTAAAAAGACAATCTACACGCTCGGACGAGAATTGATTGCACTTGACGATTTCACAGCCATGATGACTGTAGCAACTCAAGCCTTAACTATTTGGCTTTATTCACTTGTTGGACTCCCAGTTTCACCGGCTCATGCGATAATTGGCAGTTTGGTTGGCGTTGGCTATTCAAAAGGTACAAGACTACAAAATCCGAAGGTATTTCAGAAGATACTCTTCTCATGGATAGAAGCCCCACTATACGGTGGAATATTCTCCGCTTTGATGTATTCAATATACAAACTTTTGTGGTAGAATATATACGTGAAAATAGAAAGCAAGACGGAGGTGTATATGGACATGGACTTGAAGTCATTCATCAGAGACATTCCAGATTTTCCACAAAAGGGGGTTATATTCCGCGACATAACACCGCTTATCAAAAACCCAGAGGCATTTAAGTATGCTGTTGATACTATAGTCGAAGAAGTTAAGAAATTCGATTTCGACCTCGTTGTTTGTCCAGAAGCCCGAGGATTCATCATCGGAGCTCCCATAGCGTATCTTTTGGGTAAGGGATTTGTTCCAGTTAGAAAACCTGGAAAGTTGCCTTATAAAACCGTCAGTGATACATACGAACTGGAGTACGGAAAAGCAGAGTTGCACATCCATGAGGATGCAATTCAGCCAGGTCAGAAAGTCTTGATAGTAGATGATGTACTTGCAACAGGAGGTACAGCTTTGGCACTGAAAAGGCTCGTTGAAAAAGTCGGAGGAGAAGTTGTCGCAAGTGCTTTTTTAATTGAGCTCACTTATCTGAATCCAAGAAATTTGCTCAACAACCTGCCGATAATTGCGCCAATTAAATACTAATCGAGTATAATATAAATAAAGACGAATTTCAAAAACAATCGGAGCAAATCAACGAAACAATCCATTGCTGAAAACAGTAAAGAAAAGCACCGTATGAATGTTGTGGAGGTGTGACTCGTGCTAAAATTTGATTTCACGTACACGCTTGCGGAAAACGTGCAAGGCGGACTTGATACTGAGGAGATCGATTCGTATTCTGAAAAAGTACACGAATTTCTCAAAAAGCTCGATGAAAACAAGCCGGGCTTTGTTAATGCTGTACTTACTCGAAAATGGGTTGATTCAGTCAAT
The DNA window shown above is from Fervidobacterium changbaicum and carries:
- a CDS encoding AAA family ATPase codes for the protein MTVREAKYLSKKIMEAGEIPLLIGHFGVGKTDIAREIAQETQRKLIILVLSQMEPGDLIGLPARDENKTRFLAPDWWPEDGNTIILLDEINRAHRSIRNAIMQLLVDKRIHNHILPDGTWIMASMNPPDENYDQVELITDPAFLSRFFILEIHPDPNEWVEWAKRNHIEEEVIDFISKYPEFLSVHETVSLKASIKPSPRSWHKLSRVLSLMSEDDKKEYLYILASGIVGPEAAKVFIDKTITGQLNTPSEILIEGKIPESLDIHQANGLLIRLVDYLTTVDDKELEKLSNNVDTIALNLIRLSNVVPKDSFEAFIRMLVNLSNLPGLKGEFSDKLLRKLVSQSNN
- a CDS encoding SMC-Scp complex subunit ScpB — protein: MSRAFERELSDLVDESTKTLQPDKISLVEAIIFASRGVSKATLAELTDIPDEELDKIITYLKKKYDSDEHGIELKQIEDYYRFYTKSKFADVVSKVAKRRNLGSLSPAQLEIAVFLAVRRQATKLEIDSMRGKDSSNLIKQLLVSGVIKRRKLGRTFVYSLTDTFKDESMIEELVRQAGGASFESIGKMLFETPETIQSQDTQQIQQDTSNSDESKDFHSDAFEVIRKEEIEIPPEE
- a CDS encoding DUF1292 domain-containing protein, whose translation is MFDHEHHHHHHHDHDHDHEHDHDHIDAFTLMDEEGNEHHFVLLGEVENKGKTYWVCEEIFVENDEVSEFGDTYLFIKTEDDEGNVFLDSIQSEEEFNEVAKLWEDMMGGEDFFIDLDEEDEENEEDEQ
- a CDS encoding adenine phosphoribosyltransferase — its product is MDLKSFIRDIPDFPQKGVIFRDITPLIKNPEAFKYAVDTIVEEVKKFDFDLVVCPEARGFIIGAPIAYLLGKGFVPVRKPGKLPYKTVSDTYELEYGKAELHIHEDAIQPGQKVLIVDDVLATGGTALALKRLVEKVGGEVVASAFLIELTYLNPRNLLNNLPIIAPIKY
- a CDS encoding inorganic phosphate transporter; this translates as MNVLDVLLFLPSIFLGIIMGGNDAGNTLGVTIGNGVFKAKKAITIAAIVVIIGAFLGGKPGLKLASGIVKVDLAGMVIINLSAAVVTLFFLRKGLPISMTQAIIGANVGVGILLKNINTQILLYIVLGWFSTPVVAFILGFTLQKVLSTMFRGIRNLQVRFYILRVFLWFFTIYGAYSMGANDVGKITGILYQRGYNSYLLLFIGGLSLSAGIVLLSKKTIYTLGRELIALDDFTAMMTVATQALTIWLYSLVGLPVSPAHAIIGSLVGVGYSKGTRLQNPKVFQKILFSWIEAPLYGGIFSALMYSIYKLLW
- a CDS encoding CBS domain-containing protein, with protein sequence MKAVRWVNTFFPKVKNTQTIAEALHEMRKHSCDYCIVIDEDGKFDGLLHKSVIKEVEMEEKVGPYVVFPDFYIVEDSTIEEAAMMLIENKETILPVVNSNSEVIGVLTIQEVLEAMTEMAAMDEHGIRINLTLPDKPGELKKVIDVLANNKINILSILTIKDGESRLVSIKVDSKDAESVAGILEIYEIAYESIVEEEGFF
- a CDS encoding ABC transporter substrate-binding protein, whose product is MRKFGKLLVVALLLSSLSIFAVIKIGALLPLTGGVSAFGDLVKKGIELAHEEKGTVLGEKIEVVYMDTRSEKTEAANGIARLIDKEGVVAVIGEVISGNSIAAGEIAEKKKVPMVSPSSTNPLVTQGKKFVSRVCFIDPLQGTALAEFAVKTLKIKKATVFTDVEQDYSVGLSNYFIERFKKYGGQVLQVQYKSGDQEFSAQLSQALAFGSEAIVVTGYYNEIALVAQQARSLGYKGYILAGDGADAPELIKIGGQAVEGMYFSDHYHPDAPITPVSKKFVDAFVKKYGVKPSTLSALGYDAYMLVVEAIERAKTTKPELIATAIRSIKNFQGATGVISIDQNGNATKDVVILTVKNQQFAFAAKISASDLK
- a CDS encoding segregation and condensation protein A; protein product: MELLFKLEQLEFEGPLDLLLYLVQKKKIDIRQLSISQLADEFLYYVNQMEELNLNVTSEFIATAAYLLELKSKSLLPMSEKEKKEYEYKRELLIRRIEEYARLKELTEEIMTKSSADQYPVKVPYSFPKVDEKKLVKIVKAALQEVEVKQKVYIIKKENYSLERIMEEIEEKYDVVNLLEILRDSSSKYEIIVKFLAVLELIRFERYIIDDDLVLRKVVRPDVSGIRA
- the coaBC gene encoding bifunctional phosphopantothenoylcysteine decarboxylase/phosphopantothenate--cysteine ligase CoaBC; translation: MNILLGVSSGIAIYKAVDLASKIRKEGWNLKVIMTEHATKLISPIVFSSVGNCEVFTDTYEIEQGWIIHTEVSKWADVLLIAPATANTIAKLAHGFADNLLTTTALAFNKSNKVVVPTMNTRMYENQVTLENIEKLKEHGWKVLEPEAGHLACGEVGKGRYPENEKIIEFVKILSEEKPLSGKKVLITAGPTREAIDPVRYISNHSSGKMGYSIAKVAKRLGAEVCLISGPTCLEVPYFIDSYIRVESAKDMFEAVLEKYREYDILIMCAAVADYTPTQSSQEKIKKTQDKLVLELSKTPDILDFLGHNKQPGQIVVGFAAETQNIVDNAYEKLLKKEADVIVANDARRAMGSDENQVYLIFKDKPTVVIEGKKEEVAKELLKRVCELLEK